One stretch of Croceibacterium atlanticum DNA includes these proteins:
- a CDS encoding flagellar basal body-associated FliL family protein, with translation MSDEQEDKKPKKKGMGMVTKLLMGLVLLAAGGGGVFGLMAAGIIGGGAQAEPAEPQGPQLVLKGEEDPYALPAGKGEAEIEMVYGEGGSKYRTAYFDFGDDFTSNLKNSEALVQVSLAASTQRDGRVLMWLKEHQTAIRSRMLVELANTGEEEVFTPEGKKKLQQRMTDAINEVLVDREGFGGVDRVYFRTFIVQ, from the coding sequence ATGAGCGACGAACAGGAAGACAAGAAGCCGAAGAAAAAAGGCATGGGCATGGTCACCAAGCTGCTGATGGGGCTGGTCCTGCTGGCAGCCGGCGGCGGCGGTGTCTTCGGCCTGATGGCAGCCGGCATCATCGGTGGCGGGGCGCAGGCCGAACCGGCAGAGCCGCAGGGCCCGCAGCTTGTCCTCAAGGGAGAAGAAGATCCCTATGCCCTGCCCGCAGGCAAGGGCGAGGCAGAGATCGAGATGGTCTATGGCGAAGGCGGCAGCAAATACCGCACCGCCTATTTCGACTTCGGCGATGATTTCACTTCCAACCTGAAGAATTCCGAAGCGCTGGTGCAGGTGAGCCTTGCCGCATCGACCCAGCGCGATGGCCGCGTGCTGATGTGGCTGAAGGAACATCAGACAGCGATCCGTTCGCGCATGTTGGTGGAACTGGCCAATACGGGCGAAGAGGAAGTGTTCACGCCTGAAGGCAAGAAGAAGCTGCAACAGCGGATGACCGACGCGATCAATGAAGTGCTGGTCGACCGTGAAGGCTTCGGCGGTGTCGACCGGGTCTATTTCCGGACCTTCATCGTCCAATGA